The sequence AATGTTGCATAGTagagtttgaagcatacaataGATGTGGATATCATTCTAGAGGGTCTAAGAACATTACCCCAGAAAAATTTTAATGCTATAATGGACTTCTGTTAATTAAAGGTAAATATTAAGATTCAATTaatggtgactgctctgttaaagtATCTCAGTCCTTAAGACAAACATTAACCAATAAAAGTGGCGATATGGCCCTCCTGCTCAGCTCATTTCCAGCATATGCTGTGCTCTAATTACATAGATTCATAATATCTGTAATGTTATATTACTATTAACATTATTGTACTTAAATGATTATACGTAGGTGCAGGAAAAAACCTAACACCTCTTGATGACAGAACCATCAAAGCCTATCAGGAAGCTCTGAAGAAAGGCAAAAGACCTGCAAATAAATTTAAACTGGTTTTCTTAGGTGCCGAAGGCGCTGGCAAAACCAGCACTGCAGGGTCACTTTTGAATAAAGATTTTCAACCACAACAACCATCCACAGTTGGTGCTCATCTACATTCTTGCACTGTAGATCGTATGTTCGTTTCAAAATGGAAACAGACAGATATCGCACATCACCTTGAGAGATTACCGAAACATTTCAGAAGTGAAATCAAGGCTTACATCAAGGCATTTACACCGAGTGTTAAGAAGCCCTCCTCCCCTGCAAAAGGACCCTTTCTACATCAAGAGGAATCTACAGATGATGGTGGCAAGGAACACTTTCAGCCACAGAAGATGGAAGAAAAAGATGCAGCAATAGTCAGAGAGGTAATCAACACCCAGGAGATCTACACTGAAGATGTCAACATAGTAATGCTGGATCTGGGAGGGCAAGAAATATACTATACCATACATTTTTTATTTCTTGCCCAGGAAGATGTGATTTTTATTGCTTTTAATGCCTCTCAAGATTTAAACAAACCAGTGGTCTGTCGACAACGACTAACAAGGTTCCAAGAGAAAGTGGCAGCCAGAGGCATGCAAACCAACTTGAAAGCCATCGAAACAGCAATGTTGTCTGTCTACAGTCATTGTGGGAAAGATGTTGGCCCTACATATATGTCCAATCGCATTCCTACCATTGTGATGGTGGCAACACATGCTAAAGGTCTCTCTGATGCACAGAGAGAAAAGATGAGACTTTTTCTGATAAAATCCTTTTCTGGAAAACCATTTATGGATCATTTGCCACAATCTTTAGCCATGGGGGAGGCTTTTTTTTTCATTGATAATAGTGAAAGAGATCCACAAATGTTTGATACTCTTAGAGGAATTACATTGAAGGCTGCAGCACCGACCATGGTTTTGGAATGTCCAATCTCATACTTGCAGTTTGAAGCTGATATCCTGAGAGAATCACAAAGCAAGAACATTATAAAGAAACAGGAGGCGGCAGATATTGCAGACAAGGCTGGTCTGAAAGAAAGCTTGGATgaggtgttgaatcatttcaccatGAAAGGCACATTGCTGTATTACCCCGAGGAAGAGTCTTTGAGAGATCATATTTTTATTTCACCTCAAGAAGTATCAAACCTGGTGTCAACAGTGATCTCCACTGATAATTGCCAGCCATCTTCTGCTAAACTTCAACGAGTATGTGACCGTTATGACAACTATGGTTTGCTAGAGGAAGCACTTCTTGATGACATCTTAAAAAGTGCTAATCGTTCAAAAGATAAGAGCATTGTTCTTGGTTTTTTGGAGAAGTTTCATCTTGCAGTTAAAGTGTCTAGAGAAACAAAGTTTACAGATGAAGATGACTCTTACGCTACTCCAACGAAAGGTGCTGTGTACCTAGTACCCTCCATGCTTGTTTACAATGAAGCAAAATTTCACAAAAGAAAGCCAGAAGATGTTGTAATTTTTTACCATTTCCCTGACAAGTTTATCCCAGAAGATGCTTTCAGCCAAACCTTGGTGAAGATAGTTATTTGGTCCAATAAACATGGTCACCATATTCAGAGGTAGGTGTAGTGTTATTTGATTCATAagaatcttattttctttgtccTTTCTAGCATACACCATG comes from Dysidea avara chromosome 4, odDysAvar1.4, whole genome shotgun sequence and encodes:
- the LOC136252568 gene encoding uncharacterized protein isoform X1 → MVLECPISYLQFEADILRESQSKNIIKKQEAADIADKAGLKESLDEVLNHFTMKGTLLYYPEEESLRDHIFISPQEVSNLVSTVISTDNCQPSSAKLQRVCDRYDNYGLLEEALLDDILKSANRSKDKSIVLGFLEKFHLAVKVSRETKFTDEDDSYATPTKGAVYLVPSMLVYNEAKFHKRKPEDVVIFYHFPDKFIPEDAFSQTLVKIVIWSNKHGHHIQSIHHGVGSFRFKGKKQCFTLQQCTQTSSIKLYISVDKNNLSKDELQEVVSSCKQLFHHLQKCIKEVHQSLIRCALEPIGYLECPIDHEGSQFPHLRLSEIKNDKELVCPRSGKVVSLEKYDLLLASPNYQPTLPDLFTYLDDLVDWYKFGAYLLPTDNRAKLEIIKKSNKGDVDDCKRDLYNLYFEIGDVSWDKVVEALQKANYPNIVKKIKEDFY
- the LOC136252568 gene encoding uncharacterized protein isoform X2 codes for the protein MVLECPISYLQFEADILRESQSKNIIKKQEAADIADKAGLKESLDEVLNHFTMKGTLLYYPEEESLRDHIFISPQEVSNLVSTVISTDNCQPSSAKLQRVCDRYDNYGLLEEALLDDILKSANRSKDKSIVLGFLEKFHLAVKVSRETKFTDEDDSYATPTKGAVYLVPSMLVYNEAKFHKRKPEDVVIFYHFPDKFIPEDAFSQTLVKIVIWSNKHGHHIQSIHHGVGSFRFKGKKQCFTLQQCTQTSSIKLYISVDKNNLSKDELQEVVSSCKQLFHHLQKCIKEVHQSLIRCALEPIGYLECPIDHEGSQFPHLRLSEIKNDKELVCPRSGKVVSLEKYDLLLASPNYRGALK